The following are from one region of the Cynocephalus volans isolate mCynVol1 chromosome 17, mCynVol1.pri, whole genome shotgun sequence genome:
- the EGFL7 gene encoding epidermal growth factor-like protein 7 isoform X4, producing MGCAGEGPEDSRLQRLLNSESTKSWSKRTPLAFRTIYRTAYRRSPGPAPARPHYACCPGWKRTPGLPGACGAAICQPPCRNGGSCVQPGRCHCPAGWQGATCQTDVDECSSGGGGCPQRCVNTAGSYWCQCWEGHSPPADRTLCLPRGGPPRVAPTPTIGVDSAVKEEVQRLRSRVDVLEQKLQLVLAPLHSLASRALEHGLPDPGSLLAHSFQQLDRIDSLSEQISFLEEQLGSCSCKKEM from the exons ATGGGCTGTGCAGGAGAGGGGCCAGAGGACTCCAGACTTCAGAGGCTCCTGAACTCAGAGTCCACGAAGAGCTGGTCTAAGAGAACACCGTTAGCTTTCAG AACCATCTATAGGACTGCCTACCGACGTAGCCCTGGGCCAGCCCCTGCCAGGCCTCACTATGCCTGCTGCCCCGGCTGGAAGAGGACCCCCGGGCTCCCCGGAGCCTGCGGAGCAG CAATATGCCAGCCGCCTTGCCGGAACGGAGGGAGCTGTGTCCAGCCAGGCCGCTGCCACTGCCCTGCAGGGTGGCAGGGTGCCACCTGCCAGACAG ACGTGGATGAATGCAGTTCAGGAGGGGGTGGCTGTCCCCAGCGCTGTGTGAACACCGCAGGCAGTTACTGGTGCCAGTGTTGGGAGGGGCACAGCCCACCTGCGGATAGGACACTCTGCTTGCCCAGAGGAGGGCCCCCCAGGGTGGCCCCAACTCCCACGATAG GAGTGGACAGTGCAGTGAAGGAGGAAGTGCAGAGGCTGCGGTCAAGGGTAGATGTGCTGGAGCAG AAGCTGCAGCTGGTGCTGGCTCCGCTGCACAGCCTGGCCTCACGGGCCCTGGAGCACGGGCTCCCCGACCCCGGCAGCCTCCTGGCCCACTCTTTCCAGCAGCTGGACCGCATCGACTCTCTGAGTGAGCAGATCTCCTTCCTGGAGGAGCAGCTAGGGTCCT GCTCCTGCAAGAAGGAGATGTGA
- the EGFL7 gene encoding epidermal growth factor-like protein 7 isoform X5, translating to MGTGPAAHTEPSIGLPTDVALGQPLPGLTMPAAPAGRGPPGSPEPAEQQYASRLAGTEGAVSSQAAATALQGGRVPPARQALPWLTPPFPADVDECSSGGGGCPQRCVNTAGSYWCQCWEGHSPPADRTLCLPRGGPPRVAPTPTIGVDSAVKEEVQRLRSRVDVLEQKLQLVLAPLHSLASRALEHGLPDPGSLLAHSFQQLDRIDSLSEQISFLEEQLGSCSCKKEM from the exons ATGGGCACCGGGCCTGCAGCACATACCG AACCATCTATAGGACTGCCTACCGACGTAGCCCTGGGCCAGCCCCTGCCAGGCCTCACTATGCCTGCTGCCCCGGCTGGAAGAGGACCCCCGGGCTCCCCGGAGCCTGCGGAGCAG CAATATGCCAGCCGCCTTGCCGGAACGGAGGGAGCTGTGTCCAGCCAGGCCGCTGCCACTGCCCTGCAGGGTGGCAGGGTGCCACCTGCCAGACAG GCACTGCCCTGGCTGACACCCCCATTTCCTGCAGACGTGGATGAATGCAGTTCAGGAGGGGGTGGCTGTCCCCAGCGCTGTGTGAACACCGCAGGCAGTTACTGGTGCCAGTGTTGGGAGGGGCACAGCCCACCTGCGGATAGGACACTCTGCTTGCCCAGAGGAGGGCCCCCCAGGGTGGCCCCAACTCCCACGATAG GAGTGGACAGTGCAGTGAAGGAGGAAGTGCAGAGGCTGCGGTCAAGGGTAGATGTGCTGGAGCAG AAGCTGCAGCTGGTGCTGGCTCCGCTGCACAGCCTGGCCTCACGGGCCCTGGAGCACGGGCTCCCCGACCCCGGCAGCCTCCTGGCCCACTCTTTCCAGCAGCTGGACCGCATCGACTCTCTGAGTGAGCAGATCTCCTTCCTGGAGGAGCAGCTAGGGTCCT GCTCCTGCAAGAAGGAGATGTGA
- the EGFL7 gene encoding epidermal growth factor-like protein 7 isoform X3 gives MEHKKPPFLAREEPPCPELAAPHGSRDGGSSGQVQQADPGRCLGVAGGPEAPARGKVHPWPNGAALVATAQPESGQHQQYASRLAGTEGAVSSQAAATALQGGRVPPARQALPWLTPPFPADVDECSSGGGGCPQRCVNTAGSYWCQCWEGHSPPADRTLCLPRGGPPRVAPTPTIGVDSAVKEEVQRLRSRVDVLEQKLQLVLAPLHSLASRALEHGLPDPGSLLAHSFQQLDRIDSLSEQISFLEEQLGSCSCKKEM, from the exons ATGGAGCATAAAAAGCCACCCTTCCTTGCCCGGGAGGAGCCTCCCTGTCCTGAGCTGGCTGCTCCACACGGCAGCCGAGATGGAGGCTCCAGCGGACAGGTCCAGCAGGCAGACCCAGGGAGGTGCCTCGGAGTGGCCGGTGGGCCCGAGGCTCCAGCAAGGGGCAAGGTCCATCCCTGGCCCAATGGGGCAGCGTTGGTGGCCACGGCCCAGCCCGAGTCCGGGCAGCATCAG CAATATGCCAGCCGCCTTGCCGGAACGGAGGGAGCTGTGTCCAGCCAGGCCGCTGCCACTGCCCTGCAGGGTGGCAGGGTGCCACCTGCCAGACAG GCACTGCCCTGGCTGACACCCCCATTTCCTGCAGACGTGGATGAATGCAGTTCAGGAGGGGGTGGCTGTCCCCAGCGCTGTGTGAACACCGCAGGCAGTTACTGGTGCCAGTGTTGGGAGGGGCACAGCCCACCTGCGGATAGGACACTCTGCTTGCCCAGAGGAGGGCCCCCCAGGGTGGCCCCAACTCCCACGATAG GAGTGGACAGTGCAGTGAAGGAGGAAGTGCAGAGGCTGCGGTCAAGGGTAGATGTGCTGGAGCAG AAGCTGCAGCTGGTGCTGGCTCCGCTGCACAGCCTGGCCTCACGGGCCCTGGAGCACGGGCTCCCCGACCCCGGCAGCCTCCTGGCCCACTCTTTCCAGCAGCTGGACCGCATCGACTCTCTGAGTGAGCAGATCTCCTTCCTGGAGGAGCAGCTAGGGTCCT GCTCCTGCAAGAAGGAGATGTGA
- the EGFL7 gene encoding epidermal growth factor-like protein 7 isoform X2, which produces MWGSQELLLVWFLVLAAGGTEHHLYRPSRRVCAFGGARGPVPESFVQRVYQPFLTTCDGHRACSTYRTIYRTAYRRSPGPAPARPHYACCPGWKRTPGLPGACGAAICQPPCRNGGSCVQPGRCHCPAGWQGATCQTDVDECSSGGGGCPQRCVNTAGSYWCQCWEGHSPPADRTLCLPRGGPPRVAPTPTIGVDSAVKEEVQRLRSRVDVLEQKLQLVLAPLHSLASRALEHGLPDPGSLLAHSFQQLDRIDSLSSCKKEM; this is translated from the exons ATGTGGGGCTCCCAGGAGCTACTTCTGGTGTGGTTTCTGGTGCTGGCAGCGGGTGGCACCGAACACCACCTCTACCGGCCCAG CCGCAGGGTGTGTGCCTTCGGGGGTGCCAGGGGCCCTGTCCCCGAGTCCTTTGTGCAGCGGGTGTACCAGCCCTTCCTAACCACCTGTGATGGGCACCGGGCCTGCAGCACATACCG AACCATCTATAGGACTGCCTACCGACGTAGCCCTGGGCCAGCCCCTGCCAGGCCTCACTATGCCTGCTGCCCCGGCTGGAAGAGGACCCCCGGGCTCCCCGGAGCCTGCGGAGCAG CAATATGCCAGCCGCCTTGCCGGAACGGAGGGAGCTGTGTCCAGCCAGGCCGCTGCCACTGCCCTGCAGGGTGGCAGGGTGCCACCTGCCAGACAG ACGTGGATGAATGCAGTTCAGGAGGGGGTGGCTGTCCCCAGCGCTGTGTGAACACCGCAGGCAGTTACTGGTGCCAGTGTTGGGAGGGGCACAGCCCACCTGCGGATAGGACACTCTGCTTGCCCAGAGGAGGGCCCCCCAGGGTGGCCCCAACTCCCACGATAG GAGTGGACAGTGCAGTGAAGGAGGAAGTGCAGAGGCTGCGGTCAAGGGTAGATGTGCTGGAGCAG AAGCTGCAGCTGGTGCTGGCTCCGCTGCACAGCCTGGCCTCACGGGCCCTGGAGCACGGGCTCCCCGACCCCGGCAGCCTCCTGGCCCACTCTTTCCAGCAGCTGGACCGCATCGACTCTCTGA GCTCCTGCAAGAAGGAGATGTGA
- the EGFL7 gene encoding epidermal growth factor-like protein 7 isoform X1: MWGSQELLLVWFLVLAAGGTEHHLYRPSRRVCAFGGARGPVPESFVQRVYQPFLTTCDGHRACSTYRTIYRTAYRRSPGPAPARPHYACCPGWKRTPGLPGACGAAICQPPCRNGGSCVQPGRCHCPAGWQGATCQTDVDECSSGGGGCPQRCVNTAGSYWCQCWEGHSPPADRTLCLPRGGPPRVAPTPTIGVDSAVKEEVQRLRSRVDVLEQKLQLVLAPLHSLASRALEHGLPDPGSLLAHSFQQLDRIDSLSEQISFLEEQLGSCSCKKEM; encoded by the exons ATGTGGGGCTCCCAGGAGCTACTTCTGGTGTGGTTTCTGGTGCTGGCAGCGGGTGGCACCGAACACCACCTCTACCGGCCCAG CCGCAGGGTGTGTGCCTTCGGGGGTGCCAGGGGCCCTGTCCCCGAGTCCTTTGTGCAGCGGGTGTACCAGCCCTTCCTAACCACCTGTGATGGGCACCGGGCCTGCAGCACATACCG AACCATCTATAGGACTGCCTACCGACGTAGCCCTGGGCCAGCCCCTGCCAGGCCTCACTATGCCTGCTGCCCCGGCTGGAAGAGGACCCCCGGGCTCCCCGGAGCCTGCGGAGCAG CAATATGCCAGCCGCCTTGCCGGAACGGAGGGAGCTGTGTCCAGCCAGGCCGCTGCCACTGCCCTGCAGGGTGGCAGGGTGCCACCTGCCAGACAG ACGTGGATGAATGCAGTTCAGGAGGGGGTGGCTGTCCCCAGCGCTGTGTGAACACCGCAGGCAGTTACTGGTGCCAGTGTTGGGAGGGGCACAGCCCACCTGCGGATAGGACACTCTGCTTGCCCAGAGGAGGGCCCCCCAGGGTGGCCCCAACTCCCACGATAG GAGTGGACAGTGCAGTGAAGGAGGAAGTGCAGAGGCTGCGGTCAAGGGTAGATGTGCTGGAGCAG AAGCTGCAGCTGGTGCTGGCTCCGCTGCACAGCCTGGCCTCACGGGCCCTGGAGCACGGGCTCCCCGACCCCGGCAGCCTCCTGGCCCACTCTTTCCAGCAGCTGGACCGCATCGACTCTCTGAGTGAGCAGATCTCCTTCCTGGAGGAGCAGCTAGGGTCCT GCTCCTGCAAGAAGGAGATGTGA